Proteins from one Oscillatoria nigro-viridis PCC 7112 genomic window:
- a CDS encoding AraC family transcriptional regulator: MAIEKVNQAINQNAIGDRCQELATLLTRHTDGKGNGFHKTEIDKLEFTRESSVPAAMHGVYQPVLGIVIQGKKEALLGEETYRYGQAQYLVISVDLPISGFVVEATPDKPYLGFKLNLDPRQLCDIITAQTKPSANKTENSVRGLFVSNADAPLLDCALRLTRLLDTPQDIPILAPMIIREIYYRLLIGEQGEAVRQIATSGSNMQRIASAIKLIKTDFTKPMRVEYLAGQANMSPSSFHHHFKEVTSMSPLQYQKQLRLLEARRLMLAENFDAANAAYQVGYESPSQFSREYSRMFGAPPIRDIERLRTA, translated from the coding sequence ATGGCGATTGAAAAGGTCAACCAAGCAATCAACCAAAATGCGATCGGCGATCGGTGTCAAGAACTGGCGACATTGCTAACTCGGCACACCGACGGCAAAGGGAACGGCTTTCATAAAACAGAGATAGATAAGCTGGAATTTACGCGAGAATCTTCTGTTCCCGCCGCAATGCACGGTGTCTATCAACCTGTTCTCGGCATCGTCATTCAGGGCAAAAAAGAAGCCTTGCTGGGTGAGGAAACCTATCGTTATGGCCAGGCTCAATATCTTGTCATTTCGGTTGATTTGCCGATTAGCGGATTTGTTGTAGAGGCTACCCCAGACAAGCCGTATTTAGGATTCAAGCTGAATCTAGATCCGCGCCAACTCTGCGACATTATTACTGCCCAAACCAAGCCAAGTGCAAATAAGACAGAAAACTCTGTTAGAGGATTGTTCGTCAGCAATGCCGATGCACCGTTGCTCGATTGTGCTCTCAGATTGACAAGACTTTTGGATACACCGCAGGATATCCCTATCCTGGCACCGATGATTATCCGCGAAATCTATTACCGCCTTTTAATAGGCGAACAAGGCGAAGCAGTCCGCCAGATTGCGACATCTGGCAGCAATATGCAGCGCATCGCTTCGGCGATAAAACTCATCAAAACTGATTTTACAAAGCCGATGCGGGTTGAGTATCTCGCAGGACAAGCCAATATGTCTCCTTCATCTTTCCATCACCATTTCAAGGAAGTGACATCGATGAGTCCACTTCAATATCAAAAGCAATTAAGACTATTAGAAGCACGTCGCCTGATGCTTGCCGAAAACTTCGATGCGGCAAATGCTGCCTATCAGGTGGGTTATGAAAGCCCCTCACAGTTCAGCCGCGAATATTCTCGTATGTTTGGTGCACCGCCGATCCGGGATATTGAGCGTTTGCGTACTGCTTGA
- a CDS encoding LysR family transcriptional regulator — protein MKEINTRRMKLSQIQALIAVADCENFSEAALQLELSQSAISHAIASLETELGVQLFHRGRHGAQLTPVGQRVVSHGRQIACALEMMVKEADLEKGLQGGQVRIVTFRSVATHILPGIIAKFRSCFPKITVSITEVYYTQAVEEALRSGKADIGFVSLPISHEFETREILRDKYVVLLPPTAKLSSAKITWKELAAYPLILQPVENSCSVPLRKYLTTSGFPLNIAYELSEDSTIVSMVMQGLGTAILPRLAAEPIPTSVKVCSLPADFERVIGVAVLRDGLLIPAVFAFLDLVKSAAEVDSEGDFPINPS, from the coding sequence ATGAAGGAAATCAATACGCGGCGGATGAAACTCTCTCAGATTCAAGCTTTGATAGCTGTAGCAGACTGTGAAAACTTTAGCGAGGCGGCTTTGCAATTGGAACTGTCCCAATCCGCCATCAGCCACGCCATCGCCTCTTTAGAAACAGAATTGGGAGTGCAATTGTTCCACCGGGGGCGACACGGTGCTCAACTGACGCCAGTGGGGCAAAGGGTAGTGAGTCACGGGCGTCAAATAGCCTGCGCCTTAGAAATGATGGTAAAAGAAGCGGATTTAGAAAAAGGTTTGCAGGGAGGCCAGGTACGGATAGTTACTTTTCGGAGTGTCGCAACTCATATCCTACCGGGTATTATTGCTAAATTTCGCAGTTGCTTTCCCAAAATTACGGTTAGCATTACCGAAGTTTATTATACCCAAGCTGTGGAAGAGGCTTTGCGATCGGGCAAAGCAGACATCGGTTTTGTCTCTCTTCCCATCTCCCATGAATTTGAAACAAGGGAAATTTTGCGGGATAAATATGTTGTATTGCTGCCGCCAACTGCAAAATTGTCAAGTGCTAAGATTACCTGGAAAGAATTAGCGGCTTATCCGTTGATTTTGCAGCCGGTCGAAAATTCTTGTTCTGTACCGCTGCGAAAATATTTGACAACTTCGGGGTTTCCCTTAAATATCGCTTACGAACTCAGCGAAGATTCAACGATTGTCAGTATGGTGATGCAAGGTTTGGGTACAGCAATTCTTCCCCGTTTGGCGGCGGAACCGATACCTACTTCGGTGAAAGTTTGCAGTTTGCCTGCGGATTTTGAAAGGGTAATTGGGGTGGCTGTTTTGAGGGATGGGTTGTTGATTCCGGCCGTGTTTGCGTTTTTGGATTTAGTTAAAAGTGCCGCAGAGGTTGATAGTGAGGGCGATTTTCCGATTAATCCTTCATGA
- a CDS encoding tetratricopeptide repeat protein has product MHCRSYHFSYLAAISIVLSPALSLLAISDARAYGPIINARRAQAIDSLRDSFASGAQATDPKTQADELFETGVKQHREGLFREAIETFEQVLAIRKQLGDKAGIGETLNNMGEAYGEMGLRPKALEVLQQALVIHREISGGRRIARTLNLIGFINRIGDNFSEAMKLHQEALELAKTTDDKIEIGESLHNIAAVYAEQADYAKAIEFYQQARTIRTAAGDRRDLGRTLNNMGGVYYNIGDFNRAMEFYHQALAIRREIGDRAGVGRLLNNMALTSRKLGKDTQALIYFQQAIPMLEAIGDKTSIGRLLNNMGAIHESLGQYAQALESYEGALKIAREGGDQAGENTAMEGIKRLSSGQLVPQ; this is encoded by the coding sequence GTGCACTGCCGCTCTTATCACTTCAGCTATCTCGCAGCTATAAGTATTGTCTTATCGCCCGCACTCAGCCTGCTGGCAATTTCAGACGCTCGGGCTTATGGCCCAATTATAAACGCGAGGCGCGCCCAAGCGATCGATTCCCTACGGGATAGCTTCGCTTCAGGCGCTCAGGCAACTGACCCCAAAACGCAAGCAGACGAACTCTTTGAAACAGGAGTAAAACAGCACCGCGAGGGTTTGTTTCGAGAAGCAATCGAGACTTTTGAGCAAGTTTTGGCAATCCGCAAGCAACTCGGCGACAAAGCCGGAATCGGAGAAACCCTCAACAATATGGGGGAAGCTTATGGCGAAATGGGTTTGAGGCCCAAAGCTTTGGAAGTTCTGCAGCAAGCTTTAGTCATTCACCGAGAAATCAGCGGAGGGCGTCGTATCGCGCGCACTCTCAATCTCATCGGTTTCATTAACCGGATTGGGGACAATTTTTCCGAAGCGATGAAACTGCACCAAGAAGCTTTGGAACTTGCCAAAACTACTGACGACAAAATTGAAATCGGAGAATCCCTCCACAACATCGCGGCCGTGTACGCAGAACAGGCAGATTACGCCAAGGCGATCGAATTTTACCAGCAAGCGCGGACGATTCGCACGGCCGCCGGCGATCGGCGCGATTTAGGCCGTACCCTCAATAACATGGGCGGCGTCTACTACAACATCGGCGACTTTAATAGAGCGATGGAATTTTACCACCAAGCTTTAGCAATTCGCCGGGAAATCGGAGACCGGGCTGGTGTCGGCCGCCTCCTCAACAACATGGCACTTACCTCTCGCAAACTCGGCAAAGATACTCAAGCGCTGATCTATTTTCAGCAAGCAATACCGATGTTAGAAGCAATCGGCGACAAGACAAGTATCGGACGCTTGCTCAACAATATGGGCGCAATTCATGAAAGTCTCGGTCAATATGCTCAAGCTCTCGAATCCTACGAGGGAGCTTTAAAAATTGCTCGTGAGGGCGGTGACCAAGCCGGAGAAAATACAGCGATGGAGGGTATTAAGCGATTGTCTTCCGGTCAGCTTGTACCGCAATAA
- a CDS encoding GNAT family N-acetyltransferase: protein MDIRTEKPEDVEAVRNVNIAAFGRENEANLVDRLRGIASTFSFVAVQSDRVVGHIFFSPVVVAGKCSSNLSIQGLAPVAVLPEYQRQGIGTLLIQQGLKECGRSGFHAVVVLGHPDFYPRFGFIPASRKNLGCEYDVPDEAFMVLELESGALQDCSGTVKYRSEFSLCE, encoded by the coding sequence ATGGATATCCGTACTGAAAAACCAGAAGATGTAGAAGCTGTTCGCAACGTCAATATTGCCGCATTCGGACGAGAAAATGAGGCTAACTTAGTCGATCGATTGCGGGGAATTGCATCTACATTTTCCTTCGTTGCGGTACAATCCGATCGCGTTGTCGGACACATTTTCTTCAGTCCGGTTGTCGTCGCAGGAAAATGTTCCAGCAATTTGTCGATTCAGGGGTTGGCACCAGTCGCAGTTCTACCCGAATACCAGCGGCAAGGTATAGGAACGCTGCTGATCCAGCAGGGTTTAAAAGAGTGCGGGCGATCGGGATTTCACGCAGTGGTTGTGCTTGGTCATCCAGATTTTTATCCGCGTTTTGGGTTCATTCCTGCTAGTAGAAAGAATTTGGGATGTGAATATGATGTGCCCGATGAGGCTTTTATGGTGTTGGAGTTAGAAAGTGGAGCCTTGCAGGATTGCAGCGGAACGGTCAAGTATCGATCGGAGTTTAGTCTATGCGAGTGA
- a CDS encoding adenylate/guanylate cyclase domain-containing protein — MEIINRLTYNPPLAAIELRLRSLLSAQLYAAAWVDPSPATLMGVFDHLRTLRYILHDYVPRPVSESPPNPGEVRYQWQTGTLLFTDLAGFTSLLEANAAQGRKGAESLLGVINDYFASMIEIVSKSGGDLLEFTGDAMLVQFPSGVYQEDTARAVRAGLRMQRAMAEFANIETARGVLSLTMRVGIHCGRYISADIGTPLRMAHVLLGHSVQQAKQAEGCGTVGRVCVTETARESVGEQFRFEPGKLGYFLVADDFTDDRLGEYDITLTGRRMPSSVLLDRSVAGLVKEIGEAVNRLEPLASYIPKTILRLLVENADRRKIPPDFPEPTVMFVNLIGLPESVEKASPEEEVNLVVSYSRVFASIDAVVSAKGGVLQKVTAHLDGSDMLIYFGVPDAHTDDASRAASAAIAIRDIIAGLPLVIIAGEEVKVSCQIGLSLGPVFAAEVGEPRGRREFNILGDTVNTAARLMSKAAENQILIGERVCESIELNFICEALGSVVLKGKSAPTPIFALQGAKGEKGKAGV, encoded by the coding sequence GTGGAAATTATTAATAGATTAACCTACAATCCTCCCTTAGCCGCGATCGAACTGCGGCTGCGATCGCTCCTTTCCGCTCAACTGTACGCTGCTGCGTGGGTAGATCCGTCCCCCGCAACGCTCATGGGGGTTTTCGATCACCTGCGAACTCTGCGCTACATCCTCCACGACTACGTGCCCAGACCCGTGTCCGAATCTCCGCCCAACCCGGGCGAGGTGCGCTACCAGTGGCAAACAGGCACCTTGCTGTTCACGGATTTGGCAGGGTTTACCTCGCTGTTGGAAGCGAATGCGGCCCAAGGGCGCAAGGGAGCTGAAAGCCTGCTGGGCGTTATTAACGACTATTTTGCCTCGATGATTGAAATTGTCAGCAAATCGGGCGGAGATTTGCTGGAGTTTACCGGAGATGCGATGCTGGTGCAGTTTCCGTCAGGAGTTTACCAAGAGGATACAGCGAGGGCGGTGCGGGCGGGTTTGCGGATGCAGCGGGCGATGGCTGAATTTGCCAATATTGAAACGGCGCGGGGTGTTTTGTCTTTGACGATGCGGGTGGGCATCCACTGCGGTCGCTATATTAGTGCTGACATCGGTACCCCGCTGCGGATGGCTCACGTACTGCTGGGGCATTCAGTCCAGCAAGCCAAGCAAGCTGAGGGTTGTGGGACTGTGGGGCGGGTGTGTGTGACTGAAACTGCCAGAGAGTCTGTGGGAGAGCAATTCCGTTTTGAACCCGGGAAACTGGGTTATTTTTTGGTGGCGGACGATTTCACGGACGATCGACTCGGAGAGTATGATATCACTTTGACTGGGCGGCGGATGCCGAGTTCGGTATTGCTCGATCGCAGCGTTGCGGGCTTGGTAAAAGAAATCGGGGAAGCTGTGAATCGGCTTGAACCCCTTGCTAGTTATATTCCCAAAACTATCCTGAGACTGCTGGTGGAAAATGCAGACAGGCGGAAAATACCGCCGGATTTTCCTGAACCGACGGTGATGTTTGTCAACTTGATAGGTTTACCGGAGTCTGTGGAGAAAGCTTCGCCGGAGGAAGAAGTCAATCTGGTAGTGAGTTATTCTCGGGTGTTTGCGTCGATCGATGCTGTAGTGTCAGCTAAAGGGGGCGTGTTGCAAAAAGTAACGGCGCACTTAGACGGTTCGGATATGCTGATTTATTTTGGCGTGCCCGACGCTCACACGGATGACGCCAGCCGCGCCGCTAGTGCGGCGATTGCGATCCGAGATATCATTGCAGGTTTGCCTCTGGTAATTATCGCGGGTGAAGAAGTAAAAGTAAGCTGTCAAATTGGGCTGTCCCTGGGGCCGGTGTTTGCTGCTGAGGTTGGAGAACCGCGAGGGCGCAGGGAGTTTAATATCCTCGGCGATACGGTGAATACGGCGGCTCGGTTGATGAGCAAGGCGGCGGAAAACCAAATTTTGATTGGTGAAAGGGTGTGTGAGTCGATCGAGCTAAACTTTATTTGCGAGGCTTTGGGATCTGTTGTTCTGAAGGGGAAATCTGCTCCAACTCCGATCTTTGCTTTGCAAGGTGCCAAAGGGGAGAAGGGAAAAGCGGGCGTTTAA
- a CDS encoding reverse transcriptase domain-containing protein, giving the protein MIPKPNGKKRLLGIPTIRYRVMKTVVKNALLPECEAMFEGNSYGFIPGISCQDAIEKSFIRLQKGRDNWVLEADIKGFFDNIAHEGILDSISNFPHRELIREWLKAGFLFQGKINLTEQGTPQGGVSALRSVQW; this is encoded by the coding sequence ATGATTCCAAAACCAAACGGCAAAAAGCGTCTTCTTGGTATCCCAACCATTAGATATAGAGTCATGAAAACAGTAGTCAAAAATGCACTATTACCTGAATGTGAAGCCATGTTTGAAGGCAATTCCTATGGCTTCATACCTGGTATAAGTTGTCAAGATGCCATCGAAAAATCTTTCATTAGACTACAAAAAGGCAGAGACAACTGGGTTCTAGAAGCTGATATCAAAGGCTTCTTTGACAACATTGCCCATGAAGGCATTCTCGACAGTATCAGTAACTTCCCGCACAGAGAACTGATAAGAGAATGGTTAAAAGCTGGATTCCTGTTCCAAGGGAAAATAAACCTAACAGAACAAGGCACACCACAAGGAGGAGTAAGTGCGCTGCGAAGCGTACAGTGGTAA
- a CDS encoding AAA family ATPase: MNSHSRGYFTIVGTPGCGKSSILAQYVRAHPRSIYYNAAVDRKNRAEDFLASVCTQLIDKYLAANGETSEIVRLKSQIQHLESDDGSWFLSLLLQQISDKLVVACETARHRQKSIVVIDSVDAIARTSQPPSSNLFYLPRYLGDRTYFIVARRPFLREKSGLLIETPSQTLDLRDYPAQNREDALNYIQQYRSTAPDLTQPELGQQLATVSENNFMYLSQMLRAIGENSRPDANLGQSSLLSELPPGLAAYYHNHWLRMTGDG; this comes from the coding sequence CTGAACTCCCACAGCCGCGGTTATTTCACAATAGTCGGCACTCCCGGCTGCGGCAAAAGTTCCATCCTCGCTCAATATGTCAGGGCCCATCCTCGCAGTATCTATTACAACGCTGCAGTCGATCGCAAAAATCGAGCTGAAGATTTTCTCGCTTCAGTCTGCACTCAACTGATTGACAAATACCTTGCCGCCAATGGGGAAACATCGGAAATTGTCAGGCTCAAATCTCAAATTCAACATCTCGAATCCGATGATGGGAGTTGGTTTCTGTCTTTGTTGCTTCAGCAAATTAGCGATAAATTGGTCGTAGCTTGCGAGACGGCACGTCATCGCCAAAAGTCGATCGTAGTCATTGATTCTGTAGACGCGATCGCCCGCACGAGTCAGCCTCCGAGCTCAAATCTGTTTTACCTGCCGAGATATTTGGGCGATCGTACTTATTTTATCGTCGCCCGCCGGCCGTTTTTGAGAGAGAAATCCGGTTTGTTAATTGAAACGCCCTCTCAAACTCTCGATTTAAGAGATTATCCCGCTCAAAATCGGGAGGATGCCCTGAACTACATTCAGCAATACCGATCGACCGCACCAGATTTAACTCAACCGGAATTGGGCCAACAACTCGCAACTGTCAGCGAAAACAATTTCATGTATCTGAGTCAGATGTTAAGGGCGATCGGCGAGAATTCACGCCCCGATGCTAATCTGGGACAGTCCTCACTTCTCTCTGAACTTCCTCCCGGTTTAGCAGCGTATTATCACAACCACTGGCTGCGGATGACAGGTGATGGCTGA
- a CDS encoding D-glycero-alpha-D-manno-heptose-1,7-bisphosphate 7-phosphatase gives MKRAVFLDRDGVLNIEVGYIHKVEDLHLIPGIAQAVRRLNDKEIFCCLVSNQSGPARDYNPISHVEALHKRLCQLLENEAGARLDALYYCPYLSAAEGGTNPEFTRYSTWRKPNTGMLVAAAWEYDLDLPNSFMVGDKATDVDMAHNAGCTGILVQTGYGTSVLSGEYQHHTKPDFITANLATAVEWILQHFD, from the coding sequence ATGAAACGAGCAGTATTTCTTGACAGAGATGGCGTTCTCAATATCGAAGTGGGCTACATCCACAAAGTAGAAGATTTGCATTTAATCCCCGGAATAGCCCAAGCTGTACGCCGCTTAAATGACAAAGAAATATTTTGCTGTTTGGTTTCCAATCAATCGGGCCCAGCGAGGGATTATAATCCAATTAGCCACGTAGAAGCTTTGCACAAACGCCTGTGTCAGCTATTAGAAAATGAAGCAGGAGCGAGGTTAGATGCTCTTTATTACTGTCCTTATTTAAGCGCAGCCGAAGGCGGAACCAACCCCGAATTTACGCGGTATTCGACTTGGCGAAAACCAAATACAGGGATGTTGGTAGCGGCGGCTTGGGAATACGATTTGGATTTGCCGAATAGTTTTATGGTCGGGGATAAAGCGACTGATGTTGATATGGCTCACAATGCCGGCTGTACTGGCATTTTGGTGCAGACTGGTTACGGGACAAGCGTGTTGAGCGGTGAGTATCAGCATCATACTAAACCGGATTTTATTACAGCAAATTTAGCGACTGCGGTTGAGTGGATTTTGCAACACTTTGATTAG